The genomic region TTCCAATTTAACTAGTGAATTTTGTTATATCAGATATGCGGTAAAAAGATATTAAAAGTTTTATATATCATTTCATTATTTcactttattaattaataaaaaatattaaagataaacaaaaaaacaaataaaaataataaacataacaATTGGATTGAGGTGTCTTCTTGCCATTGCACCTCTTGCTTAACAAATCCAAACGGGAACAAAAACAGCGTTCCAATTCTAAAGTTCTCATTAATTACCAACTCGTCTCAAATTTTAAGTCCAACGCACCGTTTGATAACAATTATTACGAGATACCATTTCTCTCTCCCAAAATCTTCTGACGGAAgcttcctatttttttttttttcaaaccccGCGCCCTTTCCATCTTCTCCTGCACGCTTCTTCGAATTAAAAAATCCCTAAATTTTCAAATTCACCCGCCTCTATTTTCgctaatttcttttattatttaaaccCCTCCATCCCCTCACTCTTCTTCACAGACTCATTTTCTTTTCAATTAATCACTTTTCTCAACCATCCAACTCTCAAACAAACACCAAACAATGCCTTCTATTCCAGAAGAACCACTTCTCGCTCCAAACCCAGATCGCTTCTGCATGTTCCCAATTCAATACCCTAAAATCTGGGAAATGTACAAAAAAGCTGAAGCTTCTTTCTGGACAGCCGAAGAAGTCGATCTCTCCCAAGATCTCCACCACTGGAAATCCCTAACCGACGGCGAACGCCACTTCATCTCACACATTCTTGCCTTCTTTGCCGCCTCCGACGGCATCGTCTTGGAGAATCTCGCCGGAAGATTCATGAATGATGTTCAAGTTTCAGAAGCGCGTGCCTTCTACGGTTTCCAGATCGCAATTGAGAATATCCACTCCGAGATGTATAGTCTTCTTATCGAAACGTATATCAACGATAACACCGAGAAGAATCGTTTGTTTCACGCCATTGATACTATTCCTTGCATCGCTAAGAAAGCTGAATGGGCGTTGAAATGGATTGAATCGTCTGATTCATTCGCGGAAAGAATTATCGCTTTCGCTTGTGTGGAAGGTATATTTTTCTCTGGAAGTTTCTGTGCAATTTTCTGGCTAAAAAAACGCGGTTTAATGCCGGGATTAACTTTTTCAAATGAGCTTATTTCGCGCGACGAAGGTCTTCACTGTGATTTTGCTTGTTTGATTTATTCACTTTTGAGGAACAAACTGAGCGAGGAGCGTGTGAAGATGATTGTGCGGGATGCTGTTGAGATTGAAAAAGAGTTTATCTGTGATGCGCTTCCTTGTGCTTTGGTTGGAATGAATGGGGAGCTCATGAGTAAGTATATTGAGTTTGTTGCTGATAGGTTGTTGTGTGAAGTTGGGTGTGGGAAAGTTTATAATGCTGAGAATCCTTTTGATTGGATGGAGTTGATTTCTCTTCAAGGGAAGACTAACTTTTTTGAGAAGCGCGTTGGGGAGTATCAGAAAGCTTCTGTTATGAATAGCTTGACTGGGAATGCTGCTGCTCAACATGTTTTCAACATGGATGAAGATTTTTAGT from Vicia villosa cultivar HV-30 ecotype Madison, WI unplaced genomic scaffold, Vvil1.0 ctg.000955F_1_1_1, whole genome shotgun sequence harbors:
- the LOC131632517 gene encoding ribonucleoside-diphosphate reductase small chain-like — translated: MPSIPEEPLLAPNPDRFCMFPIQYPKIWEMYKKAEASFWTAEEVDLSQDLHHWKSLTDGERHFISHILAFFAASDGIVLENLAGRFMNDVQVSEARAFYGFQIAIENIHSEMYSLLIETYINDNTEKNRLFHAIDTIPCIAKKAEWALKWIESSDSFAERIIAFACVEGIFFSGSFCAIFWLKKRGLMPGLTFSNELISRDEGLHCDFACLIYSLLRNKLSEERVKMIVRDAVEIEKEFICDALPCALVGMNGELMSKYIEFVADRLLCEVGCGKVYNAENPFDWMELISLQGKTNFFEKRVGEYQKASVMNSLTGNAAAQHVFNMDEDF